The DNA window AAATCAGTATTCTGCGTAATTTCGTTGTCGATATGGGTTTCGACCCTGACAACGATGATTCAGCCATTGTTTCTGAACCAATCGTCGATCCAACTCCTTCAGAGGCTCGCGAAAAGGTCTTTATCCCTGGGGTCCTGAACCAAACGGTTTTGGACTACATGGAACTGCTTAACTCCAATGATTTTGATGCACTGATTAAGCTGTTCTTGTCGGACGGAGCGCTCCAACCTCCCTTCCAAAGACCCATTGTGGGCACTGATGCGATTCTGAAATTCTTTAAGCGGGATTGTCAGAATCTAAAGCTGCTTCCTAAAGGTGGTTATGGAGAACCTACCGATGGCGGTTTCAATCAAATCAAGGTTACTGGACAAGTTCAAACACCTTGGTTTGGAGGTGAAGTTGGTATGAATGTTGCTTGGCGCTTCCTACTAGATGAGAACGACAAGATCTACTTTGTTGCCATCGACCTCTTGGCATCACCAGCTGAACTTCTGAAACTTGGTGGTAGCTGAATCAGTTCAGCAGCGTGATCTCGGTTTAATTTTCGCCGCAATAATTGCGGCGATTTGGCTCATCACACTTGTGGTTTGCCTGTCATTAAATCTTGAATCTTTGCCGCTTGCAACACTCATTCCACTGGTTTTGTTGAGAACTTTTGTTCAAACAGGTTTGTTCATTATTGGCCACGATGCCATGCATGGAATTCTTGCGCCCAAAAGATTAAAACTCAATCATTGCATTGGAGCTGTAGCACTCATTCTTTATGCGGGTCTCAGTTATCGACGTTGCAAAAGCAATCATGCTCTCCATCACTTAAAGGCGGAAACAGAGCGCGATCCTGATTACCAAAGCCACCCAGATCATTCCGTTTTGAGATGGTTTTGGGATTTCATGAGTCGGTATATGAATGCCGGAGCCCTCACGATTTTGGCTTTGTTTTGGATGGCACTCACCATTCTCAACCCTTCAACGGATCAACAAGCCGTTTTATCCGTTTCTGTGTTCTGTGCCCTCCCTTTAATCCTGAGCGCTCTGCAACTCTTTTTCGTTGGAACCTGGTTTCCCCATCACCTCAATAAAAACAACCCCAACCGTCAGACACCAAGGAGTTTGACGATCCACCCATTGCTCTCGTTCGCAGCTTGCTATCACTTTGGATATCATCGCGAACATCACCTATCACCGTCCACCCCCTGGTTTGATCTTCCGCGTTTGCGTCAACGATCCCCATTGAGTCAGACGGCCTGAACCTCCGGCTAACACCATCCCTTTTGATTCACGTCATGACGCAAGTTGACTGGCCTTCCACAGAAACAGAAATCGCTCGTAAAGCTTTCCACAAAGGCAATGAGCGCGCGGTGACTGTTTTAATTGGTGTGATCCAAACTAAGAGTCAATCCCTGAACTCGCTGGAATCAGTTTGCTCACTACACGATTATCTCAGCACTGAAAGGTACGAGATCGAAGGGAGAATGGAATTCAACTACGACACGATCCTTTTCTCTCTCGCAGAAATGATGAAAAGGAATCTCATTGAAGCAACAGACCTACAAGGCTTAGACCCCAAAAAGGTGTCGAAGATCAAAGCGATGTCTCTATTCTGAATAAAAGCTAGAGTTAATTTTCAACAATAAACAAGCTCGATATTTCAACATTTTTAACTTAGAACAGTTTCATACAGATACGCACGGATATTACTTCGTAAAGCCCGAAACAAATACGTCAATGAACTTCTGATTCAGTCGCATTTTCACTTGAAGGACCCTGCTCAAGTTTCCTCTGTGCCTTTGCAGCTTTCTTCAAGATTTTTTGTGCCTCTCCTCGTGTGAGGCACTCCTCTGCCCGAGACTGAAGCTTATGGAGCTTTCGATGCTGCTTAGCGGGGTTCATCCTTTACCTACCCATATACCTTTTTAACATTCTCTGAGCCGCAGTGGCAACTGTGTGGTTCATATCGGGGTTAGCCAACAACATCAGTAACCATCTGAGCTGAGAAGCCACATTGCGACGGCCTTTCAAAGCATGCTGAAACAGCAAGCAAAGAGATGCCGTGGTGCCTTGGTGGGATATTCCGCTCTTGATCAGCCTCGGACTCTTGGCAGGAGGGTTGGCTGGATTGTTAGGAATCGGCGGTGGTCTCATTTTTGCACCGGTTTTGCTCTGGCTCAACCTGCCTCCTCATCAAGCGCTCGCCACTAGCAGCTTTGCCATTGTCCCCACAGCTCTAGCAGGGACAATCGTGCATCTTCAAAGTGGAAGCCTGCCAACACGATCAGCCCTAGCCATCGGCTTAGCAGGATTCGGATCAGCATTTTTATTTGGAGGGCTTGGTGGCCTTGCCGCTGGATGGGTGCTGTTGGCAATGCAAACAGCGGTCTATGTGTTGTTGGCTTTTTCTATCAAAGAGCCGCCTCAAGCTGAGGAAGAAGCTGGGGAGGAAGAGAACAAGGAAAATGAAGAGGAAAAAGAGCCACTCTGCTTGGAAACGGAAGAAACCTCCGCGCCCCTGCTGGCTGGTGTGGGCTGCATCGCCGGCTGGACAGCGGGCATGCTTGGCCTTGGTGGAGGACTCGTGCTCGTCCCACTGATGAGTGGGCCTTTTTCAGTCCCGATCCATCAAGCCATTCGACTCAGCACAGTCGCCGTGTTGTGCTCAGCGAGCGCAGCATCCCTGCAATTTCTGCATGAGGGCCGGGGCATTCCTTGGATGGGGCTCACGCTGGGAAGTGTGGCAGCACTGGCGGCCCAATGGACAGCAAGGCGCCTCGATCTTTTTGATTCGGCTGTGTTGGTTCGTTGTCTACGAGGACTGGCCATCGTCTTGGCCGTCGATAGCAGCCGACGAGCCATTCAACTTGTCCTGAGTCAACCCCACTTGTTCATGCACTAAGAGACAGACCAAAGGAATGAGTCCAACTCCAGAAGTCTCAGATTTCATTCATATTTAACTGATCCTTCAGAAAACTCTAAGAACAACAAGATTCGGCTCAATATTATTTCTAGAAGAACACATCCGATTCATGACAAGCGCTCTTAAGGGGTTTCATTATGGCCATACTGAACATAATCAGCTTCGCCAGCTCCTTGCACACACCATTGTGATCGGAGTAATTGCACCAGTCCTGACGGTAGTTTCTCTTAGCCAAAAGCTGTCACCTTCACCGACAGAGACGAAGACTTTTCAACTGTGGTAATCGAATGGACTAAGGAAACGGGGCAGCATCTTGCAAATTTCTCTCAATGAAGAGAGAATCTAAAGATAGCCGTCAACGACAAATGAGCAACGAGTCAGACAAAAACAAAGAGTATTGGATCGATGAAATCGCCTTCCTGGAAGCGAGACTGAATGGAAGCCAAGGGGATATCGACTCCGAAGATCGATCTGCTTGCGAAGAGGCGCTTAAAACAGCAAAAACAAATCTTTCCGCCTACAAGTAGGCATACGAAGGACAAAAGCCAAGCACACAATTCAGCAAGAAGCAATTATTAGGAATTCAAGTATTAACTTGGCAGCAAAAACAAAGTCATCAAGAAGAGCAATGCCATTTCCATTGACTCACCTAGACATCAATACCAGGACACGTTGTTCCCAAAAAAATCAATCAACCTTCACCAGAAAGCTCTTCTGACGGTGCCTCATGCCACGACATTGACTGACAACCTCAAGAGCAAAGGCTCAAAGAAGCCCCTCACTGCGGCATGGTGAAGGTCTGCCCCCACTCCATGCCATGCTTCGGCGCTCTTTGATGTCCATCCTGATCGCAGTGTGTTTGCTGATCGGGACGCCCGTGCTGGCCGCAGAGTTGCGGTTGAGTGACGTGGCCTTAGCTCCCTGCGATGCCAATGATCCAGGGGCACAACCAGGACAGGCGATTGGAAATACCCGCAACAACATCACAAGTCCAGAGGGGGCTAGCTGCTACGTGCTGAGCGGAACAGTCGTGAATCCCAGCAAACGCGCTGTCGTGGATACGGATGTTTATGCACGCATTCTTGATCGAAGCGGTGAGCCAGTGCTTCAAAACCGCACAAGGGTTGGGTCTATTGGAGACGTTGAGCCAGGGTCGCAAGCGTTTGCCCTCCGCCTCGCCGTTCCCAAAGGCACTCCAGGCCCCTTTGATGTCAAAAACCCAAGAGCACGGGGATTCAATGCTCCTGTCCGTAGTCGTGCGAACGACGACGATGAATTGCTACCACTCGAACAGACTGTGGTGACGGCTGCGCAGGATTGAAAAATGCTCACACCGATCAGGTCTGGGATCACGTTGCTGGGCTTAATCGCCTTGATGTTGCTCATCAGCTCGAACCCAAGAACCGTGAATCGAGACGCCCCTCTGCGTTCCCTGAAGGACAATCGAATGATGCCCCGCAACAGCATTCGACGCCTCAGGGAACAACGGATTCGAGACTGAGTGGCAAATCATTGAAGGAAACTAGCCTTAATTATTAAGCATTAATTTATTGATCCCAGTTCAGTTGATCTCAAAGAGCGAGCCCTGAATGGACGATGGAGAGGGCTCATTCCTGCGCCGTTGAATGGGGTCCACCTTCCAACCTTGAGGATCCCAACCCATCAGGAGTGGTTCTAAAGCCCTTAGGTCATGCCCATCAGCGACGGCTAACCACGCCTCTTCCAGACCATCCGGAATTAACACAGGCATTCGATCATGCAGGGGTTGAATGAGAGCATTCGGCGCAGTGGTGAGAATCGTGCAGGTATCAAGTTCACTCCCATCCGAACCAAGCCAGCGTTCCCACAATCCAGCGATCCAAAAGGAACGTTGATCAAGACGGCTTACAAAATAATTTTTCTCGAAAAATCCAGTGGCTGGGATTAAACATCGCCGATGGCGCCAAGCCGCTCTGAAGCTTGTTTTGTCAGCAACAGTCTCAGAGCGAGCATTGATGGGTCTAGGTCCACTAGAGGGGTCTTTCGCCCAGGAAGGGATCAACCCCCAAAGCATGAGCGCCGCTTCGGTTTTGCACTCCTCTCGACGCAATCCCAACACGGGTTCAGAAGGGCGTATGAGCTGCCGGGGCGCGTAGCGCGCGAGATGCACATCAGACATCCGCTCCCGTAGAACCTCCGGGAGCTGAAGAGCATCGGCAGTAAGGGCAAAACGACCACACATAACACCCATCATCTAGGGCTGATGGCATGGGTGGGGGAAGACATCGATCAAAGCTCTCACGGATGAGAGATCAAACTCGTCAGAATCGAAGAATGTATGTAACCGAAGGAATGCTGCTTCTTAATCCGTTTTGCCTGATCCGTGCAGGCCAGGTGGCTGGTCTTAAAGCCACCATCGTGATCTTGATGATGATGTTGATGAAGTCCAAGCTTCTGCGCGTGAAGATGTCGCTTCTTGGCTCCTTGATTGGTTTCACTCTGTTGGTTGGCTTCCTGCTCACCACTGGCGTGCTGACGCTTGTTGCAGGTGGAGCCGTCGTCTACGCAGCAAAGAAATAACCCTTGGATGAAGCCTGTTCGAAGATGAACAGGCCAAAGTGCCGTACCAATCAACCCAATTCCAAACAGGCAAGAGCAAACACATCATCTAAAGCCTGTTTCGGCAGATCACCTCGATACATCCGCATGGTTTCTGACTCAGTCTTAAAACCCAGATCTGCCATGAGCCCCTTCGCAGCAACGTTGAAACCAGGGGTATCGATCAACAGCACCCCTGGATGGCGTTGCTGAAGTTTTTGAATCAGATACACGGCTAACCCAGGGGAATCGGCGAGCAGGGGACCGATGCGCCAGCCTTCACCGTCTTGCAAAAGGCATGGGCGAATGCGACCAAAACCATGACAGTTTCCGTTCTCATCCAGGAGAGCAAGAACTTGACCCGACGGATGTCCAAGCCAATCAGCAAGGAAATGAGGCCTAGGACTGGGCTCTCGTTGGGCGTCGTACAGCTGAACAGCCTCTGAGGGAATATGGCTGCCCTCCACCACATGCAAACCGGTTGGAAGTTCCCCCCTCAAGTCGACGGCGTGGCCCTCGTTGAAGCAACGCCAACGGGTGGTTAACGAAGATGATTCAAATCCCCATCCCGCATAGTCCAAGATTCGAGCAGGCGCTGCCTCCAATCCAATGCAGGTGAGATCGGAAAGGTGATCGAGAGCATGCTTCCAAAGCTGTTGGCCATACCCGTGACCTCTCTGATGGGGCACGACGAGATACAGGCCAATAAATCCGTAATCTGGGTTATACCGGACGCCTGCAATGCATCCAATCGGCTCATGATCAAGCCAGGCAATCCACAAGCCTTGACGATCCGTGTGCCGATAAATCTCTATATCTCCAAGACCTGGAGCAAATCCCTCACGACGAGACCAGTCGGTCACGATTGGAATCTGATCTGACTCCAATTCGCGAATATCAAGACACCCCATCAAACCAGCCAAAACGAGGCACGCCCTCAATCATGGGGAACAACACGCCCAAGCACTCAGAATTCATTCTTGAATATTCGCTCCAAGTCTTTTCGAAACTGTTGGGAGCTCAGGGGCAGAGCTTTTTGACGCGCTGAGTTTCTAAACAGCAAGGAGCGAATCCACCAGATTTGAAGAACTGCGAAGAAAAACCCCACAATCAGCAGGCTGACCGTGGGGGAATCGAGAGGAACGTTCATCAAAGTGACACTGATCAAGCAGGATGGAGTCTGATTGGGACAGAACCTTGCGCGAAATGAGTGTGGCCGAGCTGTTACTCCGCAACGTCGGAAAGTTTGCGGCCGTTTCAGGGGTGATCGGCGTTGTGATCTGGTTGAGCTGGGTAATGCTCGATGTCAAACACCTTCAGTCAGGATTTACCCTTCCTTAAGGACCTAAAATTTAAGCGACGCCGTCGGAAATCACTGTATCGATTGGACCGGATTGCTCACGTTCTAGCTCTGGACTAAAGCGACGAACAATCAATTCATCGATGGCTAAGCGTCCAGGACCCATGGCCAGAATTGCAACGGCCGAAGCAAAGTAAAGACCTAATAATTCCAAGAGATAGATATTGAAACCGGCAGTAATGATGGCGTGATAGATGGCGACCGAAATCGTGCCCATGATCGCAAGGGCACCAAAGCGCGTCAGAAATCCCGTAATCAACAACCAGCTCCCAATAACCTCGGAAAACGCTGCGATGTAAGAAAGGAGAATGGGGAAAGGAAGGTGGAGAGGACGCACGAATGCGTCAGCAAAATTTTCGATATTTGCCAACTTCTCATATCCATGATGGATGAGAAGTGTTCCAGTGAAGACTCTCAGAATCAAAATTCCAAAATCGGAGAGGAACGGTTTTGTCGCGAGAATTCTCAGCACTGGAGTTTACGTTTCTCCACATACCGTAATGAAAAGTAGGGCCTCTTGCGAAAAGAAGCCCAGAAACGGCCCGCTATAGGAATAAATACTCACTTGCAAGCCAGCGAGCGAATACGCCATAATGAAATTTGTATCAGTCTGTTGACATGTCAAGCGAAGCTTTGATTACCGTTTTCCTTGGATTTGGCGCCGCCGTCACAAGTCTCACCTTTTGGAAGCTGAGCCAAGCCCAGACATCCGATAGTTCCTCACCTCGCTGAAGCAGGGCTGATCAAGCTCTCTTCCTTACTGTTCTGATTAATTAGTCCACAAATCGCTTGTAAAGCCAGCGTACAAACCCTCCAAGTACAGGTACAGGACCAAAGGTGGGGCCAACGAAATCAAAGTAATCTCTATGACTGATAACTTTTCCGTCAGAGTTTAGTTCTAACCGAGAAGCACCGGGATAAATAAACTCAATGCCCTTAATTTTCAATCCCATTTCCCACTCAATAAAAGCAATATTTTCATTGATGGCGATGGCACCAGGCACAAGATAGATGTCATCGCAACGCTTCATTAACCCATCTTGTGCTGCGATATAGGCATCAATGCCATGACGCTCCTGCGTTGGATCTTGAAAACAAACTTGTTCGTCATACAACTCTCTCCATTGAGACTCCGTTGGGGCTGGTTTTCCATATGGTTTCGTAAACAGTGCTTTTAAACGGTCGGAATCCATGGGTTCAGGCTTAAGGGTGTCCTAAGCCTATGAAACGAAGCTGAATCTCTGCATAAACTCAATTTCGAATTGATAGAGCCCCTTTGTCACGCCAAAATTTCCAGTACGAACCTTTGGAAGCTTTCGGCGAGGGTCTGACCACGAAACGCCCATGGAATCAAGGATCTCTGGGTTTTGTTGAGCGTCTCAACGGGCGTGTGGCGATGTTGGGTTTTATGGCTGCGATCATTGGTGAATTGATCAGCGGTCATGGACCTGCAGGCCAAGTTGCAGCCGTTATCCGCTGGTACTTATCCCTGTAAGGCCCGTTCCAGAGACTTCTTTCCCATTTCAAGAGAGCTTGATTTACACAAAATATTGTTAAAAACAATACAAAGCTAGAGGTCGCTTTTAATCGTCAGCAGAAATCATTGAAGCGCTTGGGCGAGATCATTATTCTATATTTTCCAGACACCATCAACAGCAACACTGAAGAGTTTGTTCATTCTAATCTCTAGCAAATAATTAACAGCCACCGATCCAATCAACCCATTCAACCTAGGAACTGCGTTGTTTAAAAACACAATCCGGATCACAGGAGAGCTGGCAAGACCCAGCAATCATCATGAGCTCTAGACATCAGGTTGGCCTAATCGATCAGCGGAGCTCCTCCTGCCATCTCAAAATCACACGAATCAGAGTTCGCTTTGAGCACTATCAAGGATCACTGCAACGCATCAGACAAAACAGTAAAAAACAGTAAAAATAGCAAAAAAATCCAATAACAGAGGACGTATAAAATATATTCAAGCGACGGCTATTTGATTGCAACTATCCGCTATACAATCGGCTCAACCACGGCACGAACCACCAACCTGTTACCGCAACAGTAATGGCATTACTGTTCAACATATTGAGTGGTAAACGTAAAACCCCAAGTACGCTCTGACCACTCACGATCAAAACCATGACGGAAGGATAAAGAGCCAACCAAACCAAGAGATTGATCTTCCAAACTGGAGTTTGGATACCTTTGCGAGAATCAAGCCACTGATCAAAAGAATGGGGCTCTAACAGCGAATGATATTTATAGTCAAGTGAAGTTTCTGCCTCATTCAACAGCTTACGCCGTTCAGTGCTGTCCAACCAAGCCAAACAAAATTGAAGGCTCATGAACTTCACTCTTGCAGTACAACGATACCCATCTCGTAACGGATGGGGAGAAAAACTAAGCTCCTGCCCGAGATAGCCTTCAAACTTCATAGCCGCATGGTTCATTCTCTCCTGGATCTTTTTAAAGTCATTGAGCTGAGAACCAGAAAGTTCACTCTTAAATGTATAAATAAACCCCTCTCCAGTTGACCTTGAGGCCATCATTTCTACTCCTTAACATGACTTGGATTGGCACTGAGCAGCCTGCAAATCAAGCAAAACAACCACTGCGTCACGACGCCAGGGTGTCTGACACCTCAGGCTGAAGCAAAACGTCTCGAGCATTGTTTAGACGCGTCATTACATCTGGATCGCCACCCTTATCAGGGTGATGCTGCACGGCCAACGCTTTATGCACCCGCTTAACGGCCTGTTCCGTTAACCGACCGGAGAGAGCCAATCCCAAGGTCTGCCTTGCACAAATCGCTTCAAAATCTGGATCGCGACCCAGGGGCTGACGCTCACGACCATGGTTGGAGTGACCTGGTTTGCGCTTGCTATTTCGGTTGCGCTTGCTCCCTCCAGCGTTACCAGTTCCGAAACCTGAGCCCCCTGGGGCCTCTTGAGCGCTTGACATGGTGATCTCCCTTGACGTGCCAGCCTGCCGGATCGCGATCACCAAAGGCCAAGCAAGTCC is part of the Synechococcus sp. WH 8016 genome and encodes:
- a CDS encoding SOS response-associated peptidase, with amino-acid sequence MCGRFALTADALQLPEVLRERMSDVHLARYAPRQLIRPSEPVLGLRREECKTEAALMLWGLIPSWAKDPSSGPRPINARSETVADKTSFRAAWRHRRCLIPATGFFEKNYFVSRLDQRSFWIAGLWERWLGSDGSELDTCTILTTAPNALIQPLHDRMPVLIPDGLEEAWLAVADGHDLRALEPLLMGWDPQGWKVDPIQRRRNEPSPSSIQGSLFEIN
- a CDS encoding chlorophyll a/b-binding protein — translated: MSRQNFQYEPLEAFGEGLTTKRPWNQGSLGFVERLNGRVAMLGFMAAIIGELISGHGPAGQVAAVIRWYLSL
- a CDS encoding GNAT family N-acetyltransferase — its product is MGCLDIRELESDQIPIVTDWSRREGFAPGLGDIEIYRHTDRQGLWIAWLDHEPIGCIAGVRYNPDYGFIGLYLVVPHQRGHGYGQQLWKHALDHLSDLTCIGLEAAPARILDYAGWGFESSSLTTRWRCFNEGHAVDLRGELPTGLHVVEGSHIPSEAVQLYDAQREPSPRPHFLADWLGHPSGQVLALLDENGNCHGFGRIRPCLLQDGEGWRIGPLLADSPGLAVYLIQKLQQRHPGVLLIDTPGFNVAAKGLMADLGFKTESETMRMYRGDLPKQALDDVFALACLELG
- a CDS encoding nuclear transport factor 2 family protein; the protein is MDSDRLKALFTKPYGKPAPTESQWRELYDEQVCFQDPTQERHGIDAYIAAQDGLMKRCDDIYLVPGAIAINENIAFIEWEMGLKIKGIEFIYPGASRLELNSDGKVISHRDYFDFVGPTFGPVPVLGGFVRWLYKRFVD
- a CDS encoding fatty acid desaturase translates to MVCLSLNLESLPLATLIPLVLLRTFVQTGLFIIGHDAMHGILAPKRLKLNHCIGAVALILYAGLSYRRCKSNHALHHLKAETERDPDYQSHPDHSVLRWFWDFMSRYMNAGALTILALFWMALTILNPSTDQQAVLSVSVFCALPLILSALQLFFVGTWFPHHLNKNNPNRQTPRSLTIHPLLSFAACYHFGYHREHHLSPSTPWFDLPRLRQRSPLSQTA
- a CDS encoding DoxX family protein, coding for MLRILATKPFLSDFGILILRVFTGTLLIHHGYEKLANIENFADAFVRPLHLPFPILLSYIAAFSEVIGSWLLITGFLTRFGALAIMGTISVAIYHAIITAGFNIYLLELLGLYFASAVAILAMGPGRLAIDELIVRRFSPELEREQSGPIDTVISDGVA
- a CDS encoding orange carotenoid protein N-terminal domain-containing protein is translated as MFTIDKAAQIFPDTRTADAVPAITARYKLLSAEDQLALIWFAYLEMGRTITVAAPGAARMAIAQPTLDEITGMSFSEQSRVMCDLAGKVDAPISKRYAFWSINVKLGFWYELGELMRQGKVAPIPDGYKLSSNANAVLESVKKVEQGQQISILRNFVVDMGFDPDNDDSAIVSEPIVDPTPSEAREKVFIPGVLNQTVLDYMELLNSNDFDALIKLFLSDGALQPPFQRPIVGTDAILKFFKRDCQNLKLLPKGGYGEPTDGGFNQIKVTGQVQTPWFGGEVGMNVAWRFLLDENDKIYFVAIDLLASPAELLKLGGS
- a CDS encoding sulfite exporter TauE/SafE family protein; this encodes MVPWWDIPLLISLGLLAGGLAGLLGIGGGLIFAPVLLWLNLPPHQALATSSFAIVPTALAGTIVHLQSGSLPTRSALAIGLAGFGSAFLFGGLGGLAAGWVLLAMQTAVYVLLAFSIKEPPQAEEEAGEEENKENEEEKEPLCLETEETSAPLLAGVGCIAGWTAGMLGLGGGLVLVPLMSGPFSVPIHQAIRLSTVAVLCSASAASLQFLHEGRGIPWMGLTLGSVAALAAQWTARRLDLFDSAVLVRCLRGLAIVLAVDSSRRAIQLVLSQPHLFMH